Within Trichoderma atroviride chromosome 2, complete sequence, the genomic segment ATCAGTCAACAGATCGACACCTCAGGGAAGCGTAATGCAATCGCCGCACATGCAATCGCCACACATACGAGATACACAGAGCACATACCAGATGGCGGATATCGGCGTGGTCGACCCCGGTATGGCTGTACAGATGCCAGATTCTAGAGTCGTCTCTAGCTACAACGAAGCTCGTCCTGCTGGGCTGAGCGCGTTGAACCCCCCCGTCCCCGAGCTCTGTATGCCTGAAACCACCTCCCCAAGCATGACCTGGACGGATAGCTCAGGCATTCCATCAACTGCTTCAGGAAGTGCTTACTCGACCCCTGCACCTGGCAGCTCCAAGTTTCAACATTCGTCGGGTCGAGCCCACAACACCGAATGGACAGCGCAGATTCCATCATATGCCACATCCCCAAGCCCCGTCATTACCGATGGCAGCTACGCCATGTCTTTTCCCTACGCTACTACCCCCCGCAAGTCTATTCCTCAGTCTATGGGGATAACATAGGGACTCCCTTTCCTACCTACGAACATGCCCCGAATCTTTACAGCCCGCACCAAATGCTTGACACTTCAGTCCGCAGCATAACTCCGCCCCAAATGATCGTGGGTCAGTCAAGCGAGACTCTGATTGCGGCACCGCATGCGCTGCCGATGGACCGCATGATGTATCCTCGCAATGGCGGTCGCGAGCCTGTAGATGCTCTGGGCCTATACACTCTGATGCCCGCGCCTGCAATTCTAAGCCAGCAAACCCGAGACATGATCCCCAATTACATCGAGGTATACTGGGATAAGGTGCATTCTCAGCACCCAATAATCCACAGACCAACATTTGAGAACCCTACGAATATACCCGAAGATCAACTCGAGATACTCAAGTGCGCCATGGCGGCTGTCGCCACCCAATTCCTCGAGCATGTAGAACATCGCGCCAATGGACACCAGCTGCATACCTATGCGATGgacaaggcaaagatggTAAGAGAAATACAAACACCATATCAATTGCAATAGACGAGTAACAGCTAACATTGGTAATCCAGTACACCGACTCTGGAGCCCCAGAATGGCCGATTGTGCAAGCTACAATTCTAGGCGAATACTATGCCGTCTTCCGaggaagaaacaagaaggCATATCAGAAATCGCCTCGCTTTGAGGCACTTTTCCAAATGGTTAGTCCTCACTAGATTTATTGGTTCTCGTTCATGAACCgacggttttttttttctgccctcACGTGAAGCGTTTTTTTGgttttgtctttgttttcttttgtcttcttttcttttctactaTGCTGTTTATGGGATTTTTatgtctttttctctcttcttgttgcaTGATTACGAACATCTCATGGTACCCCTTCAAATCTATGTTTTCAAAATTTCATTTGAATTTTCTCGCTCAATATCAtttggtttttttctctactgcattacttttttttttccttctcttcttttctctttcttatcttttactttcttttctaccaaatcttttcttttcttttcttttcttttttttccattcaAAGTCTGGTAAAACGAAAAGCATCATCTTATCTCTTACTCATTTATACCTTGAATGCAGGTCATCAACGCACAAACCGCCTACCCATCGAACATGGAGTCGTGCGACGCTTCCCAGCAATGGAACATTTGGGTCCATGTGGAATCAAGGAGGCGCCTCTTAGCTGCCTGTTTCCTGCTTGATGTCCATGCATCGTCGTATCTGGAACAACCTCGTGCCGCAGTTATTGGCCTGGACTATACAGACCCTGCGACTCTTCCGGTGCCGCTGTCAATGGGCACGCTACATCTATGGGACGCACAAGACTATGAAGAATGGAGTCGCATGAGCCAAGCAGCTATGCCAGAGACTATTGGAGCGACGAGTCTTGAGCATATTTCTGCTGCTAACATTGCATCGATTCCTGCCTTTGACGCATCGCTGTTTTTGCTCGCATTCGTTCTTCAGCTTCCCCAGCGACAAACTCTTACAAAAGTTGATCTTTTAGACAATGCTTCAAGTATTAGCATGAGTCACTTTAGAATTATGAATCTGTTCCCGGATTCACCAGTCGCCATGTCACATCTTGCCCTCCATTATACCCCGCTGCATACCCTCTTGTCAGTCTCAGGCGATAGCTGGGTTTTCAACAAAAAGGTGCTCCAAGCCACCGAGTTCATGGAGCATCAGAGAGAGCTCGAAAAATGGCGAGACTCTGGCAGTGCCGCCGTCGCAGCCGCCTTTGCCGCTCGAGCTCTCAACCTATTCCTCGGAATCTCAAGATATGCGAGCAAGGACGGAAACGCCTCCTCCATATCTCCACGTTTCCAGCGCGCTCAGAAAAAGGACATTTCCGACTTTTGGGGCATCTACGTCTGCGCCCTCATCTGCTGGGCCTTTGGACACATTGGCATCAGCCGCTCCGAGACAAAGGCGCCGACTCGGAAAGCCGCCATACAGTGGCTGCTTGACGTGTCGAGCATGGAGCCCGGCCAGATTGAGGAGATGACTGTGCGGTATAAGCAAGTTGGCTCCGGCGCGGTGAGCCTTGCGCGCGCGACGCTCGAGAAGGAGTGTCTGGGCGGGCGAAATATCTtgcttgctgatgctgttggtgTTTTGAAGAAACTAGAAGAGGGTGATAACTATAGACGATTTTAGGGaagttttctttatttctttttttatttctgcttgttttcttttcttgctttcaatttatttcttgtttttctcgtttgtcttcttttgttcttctctaTGATACACATGAATGTGgcatttgttttcttcttcttctcttttttccccccagCATGCTTTGGATATAACGGCCGGCAAATGGTTTTTACTTAGTTTAGCTAAAGAGCGGGATGCATAAAGTTTATTCTTTCTTAAAGGCGCATGAAGCGTTTATTTGGGATTTTTGTGAGGAGCTCATTAGGAGCAGGGAAAGCAGGGCATGGGATAAAACATATACCAAACCGGATTGGAACGCATGAGATAGCAAAGAGCCTttatgttttctttttttccaaataTATTTTTTGATTCCTATTACAACGTATTTTGGTGCAGATTGAGATCCGATGAGTTgtaagagaagaaagcaaatcCCCACATATACTCTCTCCTTTGTGCCTCCGAGCATAGCTACTTGTCTAAATTGTATTTTTGACGTTTTCTCTTTGCACAAGTTGCAACATCACAATGCCAGGTTTGAGTTTTAATACCATATATTATACCATTCTGATAGTAGTAAACGACccatgttttttttgttcttgtccCCGAGTCCACAAACTGACCCTGTTTCTCGATAAAAgcaataatagtaaataagtGCAAGCGTCTTCCCTTTCCCCCTCTCATAGctaaacaaaaagaaaaaggaaaaaaaagaaaaagaaaaaaaaacctttgAACAAAATCAAATCAGTCcacaaggaagagaaaaaccTCCCCCTTTCCCCCTCATTCACTCAAGTATCTTTATCCTCCATCCTTCCATCCTCTTCTAGATGCTCAGCCCAGTAGATCGTGCTGGTTCCCTCAATCTGGATATTCAGTAAGTAGTATTAATACAAGTCCCATCAttccgaagaagaaaaaaggagtgACGGCGAAAAGGCCCATCTGCAGCGGGTAGCAGTTTGAGCGGTCCCTTAACTCTTCGAGCAGTCAAAAATGTCAAACTGGGTTTCATCCTGATCGGACGTAAGAATCCCTTGCCATTTCGTTCATCGAGCGTAAGGATGGAAGCCTCTGCTTCCACCACGTCCACCGCCACGGTAGTTTGCGCCAGGCTTTCCGGCGTTCTTTGGTCCTGTTGGGGCGTTGGCCGGCGGTGAGTGTTGAGGATCGGGGGTTCCTCCCTGACCGACGCTTCCACCCCGTCGAGATGATCCCTGGTTGGCATTTGGTTGCGGCACATCGTCGTACATGCCCTCCCAGGATGTGGgagctcctccacctcca encodes:
- a CDS encoding uncharacterized protein (EggNog:ENOG41~TransMembrane:1 (o431-449i)) gives rise to the protein MIVGQSSETLIAAPHALPMDRMMYPRNGGREPVDALGLYTLMPAPAILSQQTRDMIPNYIEVYWDKVHSQHPIIHRPTFENPTNIPEDQLEILKCAMAAVATQFLEHVEHRANGHQLHTYAMDKAKMYTDSGAPEWPIVQATILGEYYAVFRGRNKKAYQKSPRFEALFQMVINAQTAYPSNMESCDASQQWNIWVHVESRRRLLAACFLLDVHASSYLEQPRAAVIGLDYTDPATLPVPLSMGTLHLWDAQDYEEWSRMSQAAMPETIGATSLEHISAANIASIPAFDASLFLLAFVLQLPQRQTLTKVDLLDNASSISMSHFRIMNLFPDSPVAMSHLALHYTPLHTLLSVSGDSWVFNKKVLQATEFMEHQRELEKWRDSGSAAVAAAFAARALNLFLGISRYASKDGNASSISPRFQRAQKKDISDFWGIYVCALICWAFGHIGISRSETKAPTRKAAIQWLLDVSSMEPGQIEEMTVRYKQVGSGAVSLARATLEKECLGGRNILLADAVGVLKKLEEGDNYRRF